ACCAGGGAAGTTCCGTTTTCTTCAATCAGCAGCGATTCGGCGCCTCTGAAGGTTGCTATGCCAGAGACGGTCAGGCCTGAAGTTGTAACGACATCTGCGCCTTGGTAAGCCCAACTGCGCGAGTCGGTTGCCTGTATTGTCTGGGCGCTCGCAAGCCCCTGCAAATGCATAACGCCACTGTATTGAATTCCGCTATGACTTATTACACCTGCTCCGGACAGGGAAAGCAGTGCGCCCTCTTCGGTTACCGACAGTGCGTCGGCATTAACGCGCTCCAGACCACCGATCAGCATCTCACCCGCGCGTACCTGTTGATTACCCTGTGCGGTTATCGTGGTAATGCCATCCAGCGAGTCGAGGTTGCCTCCAAATGCGGCTTGGGAAACACCATCAATCAATACCCCGTCGGTAAGCAGACTATTGGCACCAACATACTGAATTTGATTGCCCGCAAGGGAACCGAGAACAGACGACGCTCCGGCCGTTTCCAACCCGGTAAACTCGATGCCGGCTACCTGTACTTTTTGCGTATCACCGGTCAATTGCAGATCAAAATTACCCGCGTTGACTCGATCTTCACCACCACCCAAATCGATCGAGCTAAATCCGGATGTCTGGCTGGTAGTAATGGTCATGGCGTTGGCAGAAATGGAATGACTGCTTTGCACAACAAGCTCATCCGCCAACCCGGAAGCAGCGAAAACGGATTCAGACAGGGTTACAGCCTCAACACCATTGAAACTGATTCCCTGAGTACTGAAACCTGATGGAGTACCATCCAGCGACAATGTAGTAGTGGATACTTGATCAGACACACCATTGGCGGACCACTGGTTCACACCGGTAAAGTGCATGTCGAACACATCAACAGTGCCAACAGCCGTTACTTGATAGTGACCACTAGTCTGGCTCTCCACTGTTGCCACGTGAACGTTGGTTGCGCCGGTCACTGAAAAATTTTCATGACTAAGTGCACCAGCCTGACCATTTACGCTGGCACTGCCGCCCAGCAGAGATAACAGATTTGCATTACCATTCAATGCGAGCACGATACTGTTCGCGCTGGAATCAATTAGCGTGGTTCCAATCGATACCTGACCTTGCTGATCGACTGTGAGCAATGCAACCGCCTGGTCCACATCAAAGGCGTTTACATTCCCCGCAATTTGCGCGAGACCTGATAATGCAATGCCAGCGCCTGCAGATGCAGTAAAATTATCCGAATCGTGAACGGTGAGTTGAGTCGGACCTGAAAATTCAACACGATCATCCTGCCCAGTGCCGACAATTGAAGCCAACCCACTGAAATGTACTGCGTTGATACTGACACTTCCGTCCGCAGACACAGATACATTATTGGCCGCACTGGTATCCAGTAGAAGATTGCCGGAACTTGCTGTTTCGATGTTTGAGATTCTGATGCCGCTGGCATAAACCTCGGAACCGTCCAGTTGGAATTCGGTTGAGGTATCGGCGTTAAAATGATCCGTTGCACCTGCACCATCCACAATCCATGTTGACATATCGCCAGCGAGCTGGACCGTCATGCCATTGGCAGAAAGGCTATTAGCAGACAACGCAAATGTATCTGAACCGGCGCTCCCCTGAAGCCGATTGGTAAGACCGATAATGAGTTCCACGTTTTCGAACAACAAACCATTATTGATGGCACTGTTCTCACCTGCGAGCAGCCAGTCCTGACCTGCAATGCCTGTCACGCTATCGTAACCGTCACCACCGTCAAAGCCGGAATAACCGTCAAAATCGATACCGTTCACTCTTATGGTGTCATGATCCATGACAAAAAGTACGTCATCTTCTCCACTGCCAACAACGGCAGCATTCTCTATTACCTCAACATTGGAAATCAGCATGCCATCGGTAAATACTGTACCCGACTGACTCTGCAACTCGACATCTTTACCTGCACGGGCGATTAAAGTATCAACTCCGTCGGCCATGTTAACGGAGGTCAAACCGCCGTTTTCAGCAGTCACTGTCATCCCTGCTACGATTACAGAGCCTGCTGCTGCAATTTCCATCACATCAGCATTTTGGGTTAATACAAGGCTTTTGCTGACGCCTGATAACGACTCGACCGCGTTGAAGGTGATGCCATTGCCGATCGCGGACTGGTTGCCTACAACCTCCCAGCTACCAAGTCCGAATACCTCATCGTTGCCATCACCGGCATTCACATCGGTAATACCGTCAAACAAAACACCATTGGCCTGAAGATAATTTTCCGATGGAATACTGAAAGTATCACCACCAGAGGAGCCGGTAAGCACTACGCTGGCAGAACTGACTGCATCCAGTCCGGTAAAGCTGATGCCGTTACTGAACGCCGCCTGATCGACTCCGGTTAAGGTCCAGCTGCCACCATTGGCCGCCAATGTGACCGCTGCATCCGCAGTCACCGCACCGATACCGGTAAACACCAGCTCACTCGTGGTGAAGTTACCGTCCACACCACCAAGGATCGCGGTCAAGTCTGACACCGCACGTACATCCCCATTGGTGACCGTGTGCAGATCAAGGAAGTTAACGCCATCGCGTGCAACTTCGCCGCCGTTTACTGCCACCTCTGCCCCGGCGGCATTGAGTTGATCGTCGCCGCCTGACGCCGCCACGGTGGCTATACCGTTAAAGGTCATGCCATTCACTGACACACTGTTGGTGCCGGCCACTTGATAATTGTCTTGCGATGCGGAACCGGTCAGCGTGTGTGTACCCGCGGCGTAGTTTGCCGTTTCAATGCCGACAAACTCCACAGCACCCAGGCGGGCGCCAACACTGTCACCATCACCGGTGCCCAGGGTCCAGCTTGCAGCATCCATTACCAGCACCGTATCGTTCGGACCGGCACCGGCGTTGACGCGGGTGACGGCCATAAAATCGATACCGGTGGTGGTATCTGTCAGGGTGGTCCCTGCCATCTGGAAACTGTCACTGCCCGAGGTGCCGTTGACAATACCGTTGCCGGTAGCCTCTTCGATGTTCAGGAACGAGAGACCGTTGCTGCGGGCACCGCCCGTAATCAATGTCCATTCGGCACCGGTGCTGGTAACCGTATCATCGCCCCCGGCGGTGTTTACCTGGCTCAGGTTGGTGAACTCGAGCGCGCCGCCCGCCAAGGTCAGGCGCGTACCATCCCAGGTCAATTGCTCGGCTACATCGGAGCCCAACACACTGCCATTGCTGTACTGCACAATACCGCTGACAGCGGGGCCCCCGGTCAGGCTGACATTCTGCCCGTTGTCGAGCACAATTTCGGCACCGGACACATCCAGCACGCTGGCGGCGTTGCCGGTCAGGCTGGTAAGGGCCGAGTCGCTGTCAAAGCGGATAGCGCTCCCGGCAATATCAACCCGGTTCTGGGTGCCGTTATAGGTCAGGTCTGCCGTGGTACTGCTGAGATCCAGGGCAGTAAAATTGCCACCGGCGGTTTCCAAACCAGTGAAGGTAATGTTGCGCGTCTCCGCTTGCTGCGCTGATGCGTCGACCAGTGTCCAAACGGCGCTGCTGTTGGCCGCGTCGGCCGTGCCAACAGCGTTGACACTGGCGAGCCCGTCAAAATCAATCCCGCGCACAGTGAGCAACTGATCGCCGGTCACCACATACTCTTCAGACTGACCGGCTTCGCCGGTAAGCGCTCCGACGGATGCGTCAGACACACCAGTGACCAACAAGTTGGTGACCCACAAGGTATTGTTGTTGCCGCTACCGGCAAGTGCCGCCTGAGCAGCGGACACCTGACCGCTACTGAGGTTAACCTGCGCAAACCCGCCGGCCCGGTTAAAGCCGATCCCGTTCAAGGTGAAGCTGAGGTTATCGGTCCCGGCAATAAAACTGTCTGTAGCACTGCCGCCATTGACGTCAGTGGCAGCGGATGTGACCTGGCTGAAGCCCACAAACTCGGTCGTGGTCGCGCCGGTTAATTGCAACGCGCTGCTACCGCTAAAACCCCAGAGGCTTGCACCGTTCGTGCTGGTAACCTGACTCCCGTTGGTCGCTGTCAGACGTTCTGCATCGACAAAGTTGATGCCGGCATAGGTGAAGTCGTCGTTAGCGTCCAACAGGATATTTTGTGCACCACTGTCAGCAACTGTGATCGCGCCACCGGTCGCAGTGGTCAGGTTAACAACCGTCAGACCGTCGGTCAGAGCCAATCCACTCAGGCTGGAGACAGACGCGCTATTGCCGGTCAGATCCAGCTGATCGCCGCCGCCCTGCAAATCCAAGGTGGTGTAACCCGCACTGTTGGCAAACGCCACGCCGTTGAGGGTGATAAGATTTTTATCAAACCCAGCAGCCAACACATCCAGGCCGGTGGTCGCGATCAGGGTCGCGTTTGCACGATTATCTTCCACGGCCTCAATCTGATTGAACACCAGGCTGTCGTAACCGGCTGATTGATCGCCCAACGATACCCAGTTAATCGCGCCTGCAACGGGGCCAACAACCGTGTCGGTGCCGCCGCCGGCATTGATGGTGTTTACACCGGTAAATGCTATGGCATTGGCCATTATGGGGTCAGTGTTACTGGCAACACTGAAGTCATCGTCCAGCACGGAACCCGTGAGCACTGCGTTTGAGGAGGCAACCGTATCCAATCCGGTAAAGCTGATGCCGTTACTGAACGCCGCCTGATCGACTCCGGTTAAGGTCCAGCTGCCACCATTGGCCGCCAATGTGACCGCTGCATCCGCACTCACCGCACCGATACCGGTAAACACCAGCTCACTCGTGGTGAAGTTACCGTCCACACCACCAAGGATCGCGGTCAAGTCTGACACCGCACGTACATCCCCATTGGTGACCGTGTGCAAATCAAGGAAGTTAACGCCATCGCGTGCAACTTCGCCGCCGTTTACTGCCACCTCTGCCCCGGCGGCATTGAGTTGATCGTCGCCGCCTGACGCCGCCACGGTGGCTATACCGTTAAAGGTCATGCCATTCACTGACACACTGTTGGTGCCGGCCACTTGATAATTGTCTTGCGATGCGGAACCGGTCAGCGTGTGTGTACCCGCGGCGTAGTTTGCCGTTTCAATGCCGACAAACTCCACAGCACCCAGGCGGGCGCCAACACTGTCACCATCACCGGTGCCCAGGGTCCAGCTTGCAGCATCCATTACCAGCACCGTATCGTTCGGACCGGCACCGGCGTTGACGCGGGTGACGGCCATAAAATCGATACCGGTGGTGGTATCTGTCAGGGTGGTCCCTGCCATCTGGAAACTGTCACTGCCCGAGGTGCCGTTGACAACACCGTTGCCGGTAGCCTTTTCGATGTTCAGGAACGAGAGACCATTGCTGCGGGCACCGCCCGTAATCAATGTCCATTCGGCACCGGTGCTGGTAACCGTATCATCGCCACCGGCGGTGTTTACCTGGCTAAGATTACTGAACTGCAGCGAACCACCGGCCAGCGTCAGGGTTGTGCCGTCCCAGTTGAACTGCTCCGCCACCGAGGAACCCAACAAGCTGCCATTACTGAAAAGGCTAATCCCGGTCACTGACGGACCGCTGGCAAGCGCGACATTCTGGGCATTATCTAATTGGATTTGTGCACCGGACACGTTCAACGAACCGGCACCATTGCCCACCAAACTGGTGAGCTGGATATTGCTGTCAAACCGGATGCTGGCACCAGCTATATCAATGCTGTGCTGGCTGCCGTTATAGGTGAGATCGGCTGTGGTTGCACTCAGATCAAGCCCTGTGAAGTTCCCGCCGGCGGTTTCCAATCCGGTAAAGGTAATCCCTTGGGTGCGGGCTTGTTGGGAAGCGGCATCCAATAAGGTCCAGTCACTGCTTGTGGTGGCGGCATCTGCACCGCCAACGGCGGTAACACTCGCAAGCGAGCTGAAATCAATGCCACGCGTGGTCAGTAAGCCACTGCCTGTAACACTGTAAGTTTCTGATTGCCCTGACTCACCGGCGAGTGAAGCCACGGCAGCGGTTTCCACGCCATCAATTTCAATGCTCGCAACCAACAAACGATTGTCGGCTCCCGTGCCCGCCAGTGTGGCCTGATCAGCCACCAGGTTGCCGTTGTTCAGAATAACCTGGTCAAAACCCGCAGCGTGGCTGAAGCTAACGCCGTTCAATACAAAGCCGAGGTTATTGGCACTGGCAGTATATTGATCAGCGACTGCCCCGCCGTTTACAGAATCGGCCGCCGAGGTGACATTATTGAACCCTTCAAACACCGTTGTGATCGCGCCCACCAGCTGAAGGTCATCGCCGCCAAAACCCCAGATGCTCGATGCATTGGTACTGGTGATACTGCTGCCATTACTGGCAGCCAGGCGCTCGGCATTAACAAAAGTAATGCCGGCATAGGCAAAGTCATCGTTCAGATCCAATGTCAAACTCTGCACATTAACATCAGTCAGGGTAATGGCGCCGCCGATGGCACTGGTCAGATTGGTAATAGCCAATCCATCGGCCAGTGCCAACGCCCCTGCTTCAGAAACGCTAACCGTATTGCCTGCAAGATTCAGCTGATCACCGCCGCCGTTAAGATCGAGCGTGGCATAATCCGAGGCGTTTTCAAACGTCACACCATTAAGTGTAATGAGATTTTTGGTGAAACCCACCGACAATGCATCTATGCCATTGGTAGCGGTTAACGTTGCCCCCGCACGATCATCAACCAGTGTTTCAATCTGATTAAAGACAAGGCCATCGTACCTGGCAGCCTTGTCCCCCAGTGACACCCAGTTAATGGTGCCACTGGTTGGACCAGTTACTGTGTCACTGCCGTCGCGGGTATTTACCGTTGTGACGCCGGTAAATGCGATACCGTTTGCGGTGATGGGGCCGGCAATGCTGGTAAAACTGTACGCATCGTTGCCATCCGATCCGGACAGCACACTGCCGGAGGAATCAACATTGTCCAGATTGGTAAAACCAATACCATTACTGGAGGCCGCGCCGCTGGCGCCGGACAAAGTCCAGCTACCTCCCGTGACTGAGAGGTTGACCGCCGTCTCGGCGCTTACTGCGGTGATCCCGGTGAACACCAGCCCAGCCGAGGTGAAGTCGCCATCGGCAACGCCCAAGGTCAGCGCCAAATCCGTTTGAGCATGCACAGTGGCATTCGCTATCGTCTGCAGGCCAGTGAATTCAATACCGTTTCGTTCAGCTACAGCAACACTTACATTAACCTGTGCGCCGCCTGCACTTAACTGGTCATTGCCGTCGAGCGCCACTACCTCGCCTATGTTTTCAAAGCTCATGTCATTGGCTAACAGAGTATTGGCGCCAGTGACCTGATAATTGTCCACCGAGGCGGAACCGGTAAGCGCGTGGTTGCCTGCGCTGTAGCTGGCGGTATCAATACCGACAAACTCCACGCCACTTAATGTCGCGCCAACAGCAGCACCGTCGCTGGTGCCAAGCGTCCAGGTGCTCGTGTCGTTTACCACCAGGGTATCGCCAATCGCAGCGCCGGCATCGACCCGACTAACGGATAGGTATTCAATACCTGTGGAAGTATCGGTCAACGTTGAGCCTGAAAATTCAAGGCTATCAGCACCCACCTTGCCAAAAACAACGCCTGCTGACGCAACGGAATTAACGCCTAAAACGGTGACAGAAGCCCCACTCACACTCGCTATGGCGCCGGCGTCCGTTAACTGCCAAGAGTCACCACCGATAATAGTATCCCCACCGGACACACCATCGATTTCTTCCAAATCATCCAGATTGAAATCGATCGAATTAAATTGATTACTCGCGTCAGTGGACAAGTTAATACTTTCGAACTCAGAGCTCAATCGCAAACGCCGGAACCCACTTGCGGCCGCCACCCGCTCAAATAAAATACCACCAGTACTGTCATTTGGCAGCGCGGTCACTCTTACCTGTGTAGAGGCCAGCTGGCTACCAGCATCATTGGCCGTTGTAATCCACACAGCCTCCTCGCCCTGCAGATCCACTACCTGATACGTCAGGTTTGCCCCGCTGACTGTTGCGACGCTCGAAAAGCCTTCAAAACTCTGACCTGAGGCACTCAGCGCTAGTGCGGTGCCGTTTTGCTGAACCGTGATATCGGTTACACCCGCCAGATCAAGTGCTACATCCGATGCACTCGTAAAAAACCCTTCAGCATCGGCAATTCGCACGATAGATGTAGAACTAACTTGCAAACGCAAACGGCCATTGCCATTGTTTCGATTCCATACACCACCGGGCAAACTGATCTGACTAATATCAAACGTATCAAGCCCGTCACCGCCATCCACATCCAATGAAAATTGATTACCGGTGTTATAGTAAAGCTCTCCCAATATGTTGGTACTTCCATTTCCGGAAAGACCCACATTAATTTCTATTTCATCTGCCGAGATTATTCCAAAATTGGTAAAACTACCTTGGGCGCTGGCAACAAAAATTCCGTCATTTAAGTCAATCTGCATGCCCGCAGCAATATCAATATTGGCATTAGAAATTAATTCAAGAGTAGGATTTTCGCCGGCAATAGCTTGAATATTGCCACCAATATAAATCCCCGCTTGCTGCCCGACTGGTGTGCCGGTTGCCTCTAACGTTAAGGTGTGGCTACTGGCAATGGAAATATCTGTCAACAAACGAATACCACTCGCCGTATTATCCTGACCGTTCAGGCTACCATCTGAGGCCAGTGCATTGCTGGAAATGGTGACGGAACCATCCGCAAGCTCATTCTGCAGAGTCCCTACATAAAGGTAATTTGCCTCAATTTTGTTCTCGTTTCCGATCTCAAGATATCCCGGATTTATCGTCCACTCTCCAGCATTTCCATTCGCACCACCTTCGGTCGCTACCACGCCACCAAGTAACACAGATTGCTGACCAGACGTCTCTACCTCACCGCCGTTACCATCTTCGCCAGCTCCGGTTGCCCTCAGCTCTCCCAAAAATTCCAGGTTTTCGTTCGCCCAAGCAACAACCAACCCACCGTCACCGGAGCCAGTTGCTGATGCCGACACCACAGCACCGGATTCAATTACAGTGGTATTGGCCGAAATTTCGCCTTGAGATGAATCTACTGAGCCTCGGTAACCACCACCCAACAGGACCGCACCTCCCGCATCAGTACCATCCGCACTGATAGTTGAGGCAGATCGTAAAGTCACCTCCGAACCCAATACTTTTACCGAACCACCGCTCGAGCCTTCTGCCTTAATATTACCGATTACTTCAGAGCTATCAGACTGAATGAATACCTCACCGCCAACACCGGCAGTACCGCTCGCGTCCAGCAAACCCGACACGCTGACCGCTCCACCTGTGGCGGATAACCGGATCACACCGCCAGTGGTATTAATGCCCTTGGCTACAACTGTTCCAGTATTATTCACCGCAGCATCAAATAAATCTTTGGCTACAGACGCGTCCAGCAACACCCGCTGGCCTTCAATACTCCCAGCATTAAGCACCGCCGAATCAACACCGCTTTCCTTTTCCAACACTGCACGGGAAATCTGAACACCCAGCATATTATCAGCGTCGAAGCTAATCACTGCCTCATCTGCAGCAGAAAGCGAAACCACATCCGCTTTTATCAATCCATGGTTTTCGACGCGCTTACCAACCAGCGCGGCGCTCGACGCGTTAATGGTGCCGTAGTTAATGACGCTCCCCCCACTATCGGCGAGCCCCATTAATTTATACTCGCCATTCATAAAGTCAGCAGGATTGATATCCAAGCCGGAAACCGCGATACCGCCAACATCTACAGACGCTGTTTCGGTAAAGAGCACGCCATTGGGATTTACCAGTAACACGTGACCATTGGATTCAATAGAACCATGAATAGTTGAGGCGTTATCGTCAAGAATCCGGTTTAGCACCAGCGCTGAAGCAGAAGGCTGCACGTACAATACTTTTTCATCTGCGGCCAGATTGAACGTATCCCAGTTTATCGCCATCAGATCAGACGTTTGATTAACCTGAGTAGTGCTGCCGTTCTGCGAAATATCGCCGTCGCCGCCTACAATGTTGCCACCCGTAGGCTCCGCTATAGGCAAGGATGAGTAGGTCACCAGTCCCGTGACCAATCCACCCATCATCAAGCGGTGCAGATTAATTGCTTTCGCCAGGGCTTTTCTTACATTGAAGGCGTTCATTATCCCGTATTCCTTAACAGATAAAGGGTTTAGTTCTGTTGTCATCCGTTTCTTGCGGGTTAGCGCAAAAAGAGAGTAAAGTCCGCAAATACCTGCGCGGAGTCGGCATCGGCACCAATCAATTCATTGGAGGACACAGCTTCCAATGGCTGCGCCACCGACACCTGGGCCGCAAAGGACTCGTTCCAGCTGAATTTAAAAATCAGACCAGCGCTGGCAAGGCGAGCCCAGGAATCAGATCCATCGGGCTCAAAATTTACTACCGAACCATAACCTGCATCAGCTAAAAATCCCCACTGAAACACGTCATTCAGTCTGTTACCGCCACCCACATTGGGATTGAGCGAT
This region of Simiduia agarivorans SA1 = DSM 21679 genomic DNA includes:
- a CDS encoding filamentous hemagglutinin N-terminal domain-containing protein; protein product: MNAFNVRKALAKAINLHRLMMGGLVTGLVTYSSLPIAEPTGGNIVGGDGDISQNGSTTQVNQTSDLMAINWDTFNLAADEKVLYVQPSASALVLNRILDDNASTIHGSIESNGHVLLVNPNGVLFTETASVDVGGIAVSGLDINPADFMNGEYKLMGLADSGGSVINYGTINASSAALVGKRVENHGLIKADVVSLSAADEAVISFDADNMLGVQISRAVLEKESGVDSAVLNAGSIEGQRVLLDASVAKDLFDAAVNNTGTVVAKGINTTGGVIRLSATGGAVSVSGLLDASGTAGVGGEVFIQSDSSEVIGNIKAEGSSGGSVKVLGSEVTLRSASTISADGTDAGGAVLLGGGYRGSVDSSQGEISANTTVIESGAVVSASATGSGDGGLVVAWANENLEFLGELRATGAGEDGNGGEVETSGQQSVLLGGVVATEGGANGNAGEWTINPGYLEIGNENKIEANYLYVGTLQNELADGSVTISSNALASDGSLNGQDNTASGIRLLTDISIASSHTLTLEATGTPVGQQAGIYIGGNIQAIAGENPTLELISNANIDIAAGMQIDLNDGIFVASAQGSFTNFGIISADEIEINVGLSGNGSTNILGELYYNTGNQFSLDVDGGDGLDTFDISQISLPGGVWNRNNGNGRLRLQVSSTSIVRIADAEGFFTSASDVALDLAGVTDITVQQNGTALALSASGQSFEGFSSVATVSGANLTYQVVDLQGEEAVWITTANDAGSQLASTQVRVTALPNDSTGGILFERVAAASGFRRLRLSSEFESINLSTDASNQFNSIDFNLDDLEEIDGVSGGDTIIGGDSWQLTDAGAIASVSGASVTVLGVNSVASAGVVFGKVGADSLEFSGSTLTDTSTGIEYLSVSRVDAGAAIGDTLVVNDTSTWTLGTSDGAAVGATLSGVEFVGIDTASYSAGNHALTGSASVDNYQVTGANTLLANDMSFENIGEVVALDGNDQLSAGGAQVNVSVAVAERNGIEFTGLQTIANATVHAQTDLALTLGVADGDFTSAGLVFTGITAVSAETAVNLSVTGGSWTLSGASGAASSNGIGFTNLDNVDSSGSVLSGSDGNDAYSFTSIAGPITANGIAFTGVTTVNTRDGSDTVTGPTSGTINWVSLGDKAARYDGLVFNQIETLVDDRAGATLTATNGIDALSVGFTKNLITLNGVTFENASDYATLDLNGGGDQLNLAGNTVSVSEAGALALADGLAITNLTSAIGGAITLTDVNVQSLTLDLNDDFAYAGITFVNAERLAASNGSSITSTNASSIWGFGGDDLQLVGAITTVFEGFNNVTSAADSVNGGAVADQYTASANNLGFVLNGVSFSHAAGFDQVILNNGNLVADQATLAGTGADNRLLVASIEIDGVETAAVASLAGESGQSETYSVTGSGLLTTRGIDFSSLASVTAVGGADAATTSSDWTLLDAASQQARTQGITFTGLETAGGNFTGLDLSATTADLTYNGSQHSIDIAGASIRFDSNIQLTSLVGNGAGSLNVSGAQIQLDNAQNVALASGPSVTGISLFSNGSLLGSSVAEQFNWDGTTLTLAGGSLQFSNLSQVNTAGGDDTVTSTGAEWTLITGGARSNGLSFLNIEKATGNGVVNGTSGSDSFQMAGTTLTDTTTGIDFMAVTRVNAGAGPNDTVLVMDAASWTLGTGDGDSVGARLGAVEFVGIETANYAAGTHTLTGSASQDNYQVAGTNSVSVNGMTFNGIATVAASGGDDQLNAAGAEVAVNGGEVARDGVNFLDLHTVTNGDVRAVSDLTAILGGVDGNFTTSELVFTGIGAVSADAAVTLAANGGSWTLTGVDQAAFSNGISFTGLDTVASSNAVLTGSVLDDDFSVASNTDPIMANAIAFTGVNTINAGGGTDTVVGPVAGAINWVSLGDQSAGYDSLVFNQIEAVEDNRANATLIATTGLDVLAAGFDKNLITLNGVAFANSAGYTTLDLQGGGDQLDLTGNSASVSSLSGLALTDGLTVVNLTTATGGAITVADSGAQNILLDANDDFTYAGINFVDAERLTATNGSQVTSTNGASLWGFSGSSALQLTGATTTEFVGFSQVTSAATDVNGGSATDSFIAGTDNLSFTLNGIGFNRAGGFAQVNLSSGQVSAAQAALAGSGNNNTLWVTNLLVTGVSDASVGALTGEAGQSEEYVVTGDQLLTVRGIDFDGLASVNAVGTADAANSSAVWTLVDASAQQAETRNITFTGLETAGGNFTALDLSSTTADLTYNGTQNRVDIAGSAIRFDSDSALTSLTGNAASVLDVSGAEIVLDNGQNVSLTGGPAVSGIVQYSNGSVLGSDVAEQLTWDGTRLTLAGGALEFTNLSQVNTAGGDDTVTSTGAEWTLITGGARSNGLSFLNIEEATGNGIVNGTSGSDSFQMAGTTLTDTTTGIDFMAVTRVNAGAGPNDTVLVMDAASWTLGTGDGDSVGARLGAVEFVGIETANYAAGTHTLTGSASQDNYQVAGTNSVSVNGMTFNGIATVAASGGDDQLNAAGAEVAVNGGEVARDGVNFLDLHTVTNGDVRAVSDLTAILGGVDGNFTTSELVFTGIGAVTADAAVTLAANGGSWTLTGVDQAAFSNGISFTGLDAVSSASVVLTGSSGGDTFSIPSENYLQANGVLFDGITDVNAGDGNDEVFGLGSWEVVGNQSAIGNGITFNAVESLSGVSKSLVLTQNADVMEIAAAGSVIVAGMTVTAENGGLTSVNMADGVDTLIARAGKDVELQSQSGTVFTDGMLISNVEVIENAAVVGSGEDDVLFVMDHDTIRVNGIDFDGYSGFDGGDGYDSVTGIAGQDWLLAGENSAINNGLLFENVELIIGLTNRLQGSAGSDTFALSANSLSANGMTVQLAGDMSTWIVDGAGATDHFNADTSTEFQLDGSEVYASGIRISNIETASSGNLLLDTSAANNVSVSADGSVSINAVHFSGLASIVGTGQDDRVEFSGPTQLTVHDSDNFTASAGAGIALSGLAQIAGNVNAFDVDQAVALLTVDQQGQVSIGTTLIDSSANSIVLALNGNANLLSLLGGSASVNGQAGALSHENFSVTGATNVHVATVESQTSGHYQVTAVGTVDVFDMHFTGVNQWSANGVSDQVSTTTLSLDGTPSGFSTQGISFNGVEAVTLSESVFAASGLADELVVQSSHSISANAMTITTSQTSGFSSIDLGGGEDRVNAGNFDLQLTGDTQKVQVAGIEFTGLETAGASSVLGSLAGNQIQYVGANSLLTDGVLIDGVSQAAFGGNLDSLDGITTITAQGNQQVRAGEMLIGGLERVNADALSVTEEGALLSLSGAGVISHSGIQYSGVMHLQGLASAQTIQATDSRSWAYQGADVVTTSGLTVSGIATFRGAESLLIEENGTSLVLSGGRVSINALDFSDLVAVTTGADDVTVKGDFQQQWQIQSDGVDASGIRFSGLAGYSAQDATVLANASVSETFTFDSGSQTLVVGGTSFGQVAVFNAQSNDVLSLTQADQIRLSETGGEYSVSDLLVSGVRSITGASLTLVGNSQSNVFLLGNQNNAVSVMDVAFSGVSHVDGAAGDNSIQGSASGNNFIVTDAGQIETAGIAFARVETVAAGNGVDSVTSANGLWRAVTSNGVLADNSARVELDSVSVLFTGIEQVAGTGTLYGADVNSQVRLESLNQLVYGSITYSGVQAFLGGSGQDSLVGPDSDLDWSLTGTSSSVTNGTNTLVFSGVESMTLGGGRDQVVFAGGSIASLVTGAGDDTVLLEAGGLANLNLGAGDDAVRVVNNSFAPLSLEGSAGQDELISAGGLNWQLSDGISQLGGYEFAGFELLTDEGSSLVLSSTAAGAFAGSGVTANGMTLNFANAENAMISLGSASGNVAFAELSLQATGPVDLVFSGSLLGIDTSSANEDISVVTQTDTTVDAINAGNGNVILTSANGNSLFFAAGGTNLTGTNVTVGTGAQPFLEIGDELNPAAINASGALSFNALTYVEPLYIGSIPASTAFAGNRTESVYGTQAAQGVKSAVQTAVEDFSQVDPAIFEAVSPYSASVDSVAGGEFRLVAGVLLPADATAAGETEEEEESDERQPAETLLLIPEEAAVPELKDGYEQSYQVIEGDTLWDIANKFLKDPFRWKELWQQNPGIKNPDKIYIGDVIKVIVIKGKAFITLGRPQPGKPDQDETGMAAVNMRPLQWVQISDEIGV